Proteins encoded together in one Leptidea sinapis chromosome 45, ilLepSina1.1, whole genome shotgun sequence window:
- the LOC126977485 gene encoding cytochrome P450 4c3-like, whose amino-acid sequence MFIVFLIILTVIAYYINFRRIRKPLYELSGKLPDIGSFPILGHTHWFIGGPEKLLTNIKQLVKLLEESQSAVNKVWIGPSLYVVTLNPADVQKILESSLQKDSSYKFLQNWLGNGLFVAPVNIWKMHRRILLPIFHNRFIEDYIEVFGTQGSILVERLEERVGKSEFDAYTYITSCMLDIVFETAMGEKMDVQHNPDTPYVRARNTVMSIIGMRFFKAWMQPDALFNLTSYSKLQKETIELTHKFTDEVVKRKRMEFDKYGESKTNGRKDLLELLLEKNPNFTDEQLREHIDSITIAGNDTTALVISYTLLMLGSHQDHQEKVYQESKDIFGDSKRIPTKDDINKMDYLERVIKETMRLYTVVPIIARETQEEVKLSSCTIPAGVGCAVLPFVLHRSEKLWGPDADSFNPDRFLPEISAKRHPCAYIPFSFGARNCIGRHFGMLAMKSILANILRTYKVTSKTSCDRLKIEILLIPVSGHLLTIEKR is encoded by the exons atgtttataGTATTTCTGATTATTTTAACAgttattgcatattatattaattttcgtCGTATACGTAAACCACTTTATGAGTTATCTGGAAAGTTGCCGGACATTGGCAGTTTTCCCATTTTGGGACACACGCATTGGTTTATTGGAGGGCCAGAGA AACTGCTTACTAATATCAAACAGCTAGTTAAACTATTGGAAGAGTCTCAAAGTGCTGTCAACAAAGTATGGATTGGACCCTCTCTGTACGTAG TAACACTGAATCCTGCGgatgtacaaaaaatattagaatccAGCCTTCAAAAGGattcttcatataaatttttgcaAAACTGGCTGGGAAATGGTCTTTTTGTGGCTCCAG taAATATATGGAAAATGCATCGACGAATTCTTCTGCCAATTTTCCACAACCGTTTCATAGAAGATTATATCGAAGTGTTTGGGACGCAAGGTTCCATACTGGTCGAGCGTCTAGAAGAGCGAGTGGGGAAATCCGAGTTTGATGCGTATACATACATTACCTCGTGCATGTTGGATATTGTTTTTG AAACAGCAATGGGCGAGAAAATGGATGTTCAACACAATCCCGACACGCCATATGTACGCGCTCGGAATACAGTCATGTCAATTATAGGCATGAGATTCTTTAAGGCGTGGATGCAGCCGGATGCTCTCTTCAATTTGACATCTTATTCTAAGTTGCAGAAAGAGACGATTGAACTTACTCACAAGTTTACGGACGAG GTCGTGAAAAGAAAGAGAATGGAATTTGATAAATATGGAGAAAGTAAAACAAACG GACGCAAGGATTTATTGGAACTACTGTTGGAAAAAAATCCAAACTTTACAGATGAGCAGTTACGTGAACACATAGATTCCATTACTATAGCTGGTAATGATACAACGGCGCTAGTAATTTCTTATACATTGCTGATGTTGGGCAGTCACCAAGACCACCAGGAGAAAGTTTATCAAGA ATCGAAAGATATATTTGGAGATTCGAAACGGATACCAACCAAAGATGACATTAACAAAATGGATTACCTTGAGAGAGTAATTAAAGAGACGATGAGACTATACACAGTTGTTCCCATTATCGCTCGTGAAACACAGGAAGAGGTTAAACTTT CATCATGTACCATTCCAGCTGGTGTTGGTTGTGCCGTTCTACCATTTGTCTTGCACAGATCTGAGAAACTCTGGGGTCCTGACGCCGACAGTTTTAACCCTGACAGGTTCCTCCCTGAAATTAGTGCTAAAAGACATCCCTGTGCATATATACCTTTTAGCTTCGGAGCAAGAAATTGTATAG GACGACATTTTGGGATGCTAGCAATGAAAAGTATTTTAGCAAATATACTAAGAACGTATAAAGTGACCTCAAAAACATCATGCGATCGGTTGAAGATTGAAATTCTGTTAATACCAGTTTCGGGGCATCTACTAACCATTGAAAAGCGATGA